A window of the Dongshaea marina genome harbors these coding sequences:
- a CDS encoding 3'-5' exonuclease, with protein MAREVLKLWSGPDALLKALRPYVGSHELEIQVAEPGSLEERITLLTGLIDSIRQQWQEQREQVIEQTDGRVSRYTGNNYAKWLGVIDLWAASNQRTLSVPKELFKFSASTLVQKLKKGQPSPTLEIFDVIERLESLPRTLADVLFAEALVEVRERFKRGKERLHQRTFDDLLTGLDQGLVAEGGEALARQILNLYPVALIDEFQDTDPLQYRIFSRIYSAQEPLGLFMIGDPKQAIYAFRGADIFTYIQARREVTDHFTLGTNYRSTRSMVETVNLLFDEAEQRSERGAFIFNRDISFSAVNAADKSAPLRLDDELYPSLNFSYYDDGEEINLETYRDVMAKACAREIGSLLQAGLEGRARINQQALKPKDIAILVRSKHEAALVRQELRKLNIPSVYLSERDSVFETRLASELLLLLQAVLSCENETRIRSALATRLLGVSADELERFRTDEALWDHEMQRFAHYRWQWERFGILVMLRRLIFERELAARLLGLEGGERDLTDLLHLGELLQQAQITQEGAHALLRWFETQLQRPNQEHKDQQLRLESERELLKVVTIHKSKGLEYPLVFAPFVCAVRSKAPKETLYHREQQILLELNASDEAKELAEQERLAEELRLLYVALTRAACACWIGVAPSRDLKIKKPVVTILCFTEAVSGICYSMVRYEISRGWSGLCMSWPISIPRSR; from the coding sequence TTGGCCCGGGAGGTATTAAAACTCTGGTCGGGCCCGGATGCGTTATTGAAGGCGCTGCGTCCCTATGTCGGAAGCCATGAGCTTGAGATCCAGGTGGCCGAACCTGGTTCGCTGGAGGAGCGAATCACTCTGCTGACCGGGCTGATCGACTCAATTCGCCAGCAATGGCAGGAGCAGCGTGAGCAGGTGATCGAGCAGACCGATGGCAGGGTCTCGCGCTATACGGGAAATAACTACGCAAAGTGGTTGGGAGTGATCGATCTCTGGGCTGCGAGTAACCAACGAACACTGTCGGTCCCCAAGGAGCTATTTAAATTTTCGGCGTCGACTCTGGTTCAGAAGCTTAAGAAGGGGCAACCGAGCCCAACACTTGAGATATTCGATGTCATTGAGCGGCTTGAGAGTCTCCCGAGAACCCTGGCTGACGTGCTGTTTGCCGAGGCACTTGTTGAGGTTAGAGAGCGCTTTAAGCGTGGCAAGGAGCGCCTGCACCAGAGAACCTTTGATGATCTGCTGACCGGCCTGGATCAGGGACTCGTTGCTGAGGGAGGTGAGGCGTTGGCCCGGCAGATCCTTAACCTCTATCCGGTGGCGCTGATCGATGAGTTTCAGGATACGGATCCGCTTCAATATCGGATCTTTAGCCGTATCTATTCGGCGCAGGAGCCTCTGGGTCTTTTTATGATCGGCGATCCCAAGCAGGCGATCTATGCGTTTCGCGGGGCGGATATCTTCACCTATATTCAGGCGCGCCGGGAGGTGACCGACCACTTCACCCTGGGAACCAACTATCGCTCGACCCGTAGCATGGTTGAGACGGTCAACCTGCTATTCGATGAGGCGGAGCAACGCAGTGAGCGTGGCGCCTTTATCTTCAATCGGGATATCAGTTTTAGTGCGGTGAATGCAGCGGATAAAAGTGCTCCCTTGCGACTCGACGACGAGCTCTACCCTTCGCTGAACTTTAGCTACTATGACGACGGCGAAGAGATCAACCTTGAAACCTACCGGGATGTGATGGCGAAGGCCTGCGCCCGGGAGATAGGCTCTTTGCTGCAGGCAGGGCTGGAGGGGCGTGCCCGGATCAACCAACAGGCGCTAAAGCCCAAAGATATAGCGATCCTGGTGCGCAGCAAGCATGAGGCCGCCCTGGTTCGCCAGGAGCTAAGAAAGCTAAATATTCCGAGTGTCTATCTCTCCGAGCGCGATAGTGTATTCGAGACCCGCCTTGCCTCTGAGCTACTTTTGCTGTTGCAGGCGGTGCTCTCCTGTGAGAATGAAACCCGGATCCGCTCAGCCCTGGCGACCCGGTTGCTGGGCGTTAGTGCCGATGAGTTGGAGCGTTTCAGAACCGACGAAGCTCTATGGGATCATGAGATGCAACGTTTTGCCCACTACCGTTGGCAGTGGGAGCGTTTCGGTATTTTGGTGATGCTGCGACGGTTGATTTTTGAGCGGGAGCTGGCGGCTCGGCTACTGGGGCTAGAGGGGGGAGAGCGGGATCTCACCGATCTTTTGCATCTGGGAGAGCTATTGCAGCAGGCTCAGATCACCCAGGAGGGGGCTCACGCCCTACTGCGCTGGTTTGAAACTCAGTTACAACGTCCTAATCAGGAGCATAAGGATCAGCAGCTCAGGCTGGAATCGGAGCGAGAGCTCTTAAAAGTGGTCACCATTCATAAATCCAAGGGGCTCGAATATCCTCTGGTGTTTGCTCCCTTTGTATGTGCGGTGCGTAGTAAGGCCCCCAAGGAGACCCTTTATCATAGAGAGCAGCAGATCCTGCTGGAGCTGAACGCCTCGGATGAGGCAAAAGAGCTGGCCGAGCAGGAGCGCCTCGCCGAAGAGTTGCGACTCTTGTATGTTGCCCTGACCCGGGCAGCTTGTGCCTGCTGGATAGGAGTTGCCCCCTCAAGGGACTTAAAAATAAAAAAACCGGTGGTTACGATACTGTGCTTCACCGAAGCGGTCTCGGGTATTTGCTACAGCATGGTGAGATACGAGATAAGCAGGGGTTGGAGCGGGCTCTGCATGAGCTGGCCAATAAGCATCCCGAGATCGAGGTGA
- a CDS encoding DMT family transporter produces the protein MNLMLPLLAVLFWSGNMIVNKLAVGAISPEAISFYRWFLAALILTPFCLPQLLRHWPQVKANWWRLFILGGLGMVMFQCLAYVAAETISATEISVMVALLPVFTLLLGAALFRHKLSTSGVIGSLISLAGVVLLVSKGSPMKLVTHGLVMGDALMLLAVTSYSLYSLLLKQWKMDLPVWVSLYGQVVWAVLLLVPVFLHSQDYQIHGKAWGLIGYAGLLASLAAPYLWMHGVARLGASRATIFMNLIPVFSAILAMLILGERLGEIELLGSAMTICGVLVSQIWSLVGAKEIKVPAGEAC, from the coding sequence ATGAATCTTATGCTCCCTCTGCTGGCCGTACTCTTTTGGTCAGGCAATATGATTGTGAATAAACTTGCCGTCGGGGCTATCTCTCCCGAGGCTATCTCCTTTTATCGCTGGTTTTTAGCGGCTCTGATCCTGACACCTTTTTGTCTGCCGCAGCTACTTCGCCATTGGCCCCAGGTAAAGGCTAACTGGTGGCGCCTGTTTATTTTAGGTGGGCTCGGGATGGTGATGTTTCAGTGCCTGGCCTATGTTGCGGCTGAGACCATTAGCGCCACTGAGATTAGTGTGATGGTGGCGCTTCTACCCGTGTTTACCCTGCTGTTGGGGGCTGCCCTGTTTCGACATAAGCTAAGCACTTCCGGGGTTATCGGTTCACTCATTTCTTTGGCCGGGGTTGTGCTCCTTGTGAGCAAAGGCTCGCCGATGAAGCTTGTGACCCATGGCTTGGTTATGGGAGATGCCCTGATGCTGTTAGCCGTGACCAGTTACTCTCTGTATAGCCTGCTGTTAAAGCAGTGGAAGATGGATCTTCCGGTCTGGGTCTCTCTGTATGGCCAGGTCGTATGGGCTGTGCTGCTACTGGTTCCTGTTTTCCTGCATTCACAAGATTATCAGATCCATGGTAAGGCCTGGGGTCTTATCGGTTATGCGGGATTGCTGGCCTCATTGGCGGCACCCTACCTGTGGATGCATGGTGTCGCTCGACTTGGGGCGAGCCGGGCCACTATTTTTATGAACCTTATTCCGGTATTCAGTGCGATTTTGGCGATGCTTATTCTTGGAGAGAGGTTAGGGGAGATTGAGCTGCTTGGTTCTGCCATGACCATCTGTGGAGTACTTGTTTCCCAGATCTGGAGTCTGGTTGGTGCCAAGGAGATCAAGGTTCCGGCTGGTGAAGCCTGCTAA
- a CDS encoding UvrD-helicase domain-containing protein, with protein MTQQLDPMRFPLQGRALIEASAGTGKTYTITGLVLRLLLGHGDRDTAFVRPLTVEQILVVTFTEAATEELKSRIRSRIQQARMAFLLGESDDPLLKQLLEECPDHSLQAQRLLLAEQSMDQAAIFTIHGFCSRMLGQFAIESGSPWIRDSPMMNSRSCLRRLQITGVTAVIRWRRCWPGRY; from the coding sequence ATGACTCAGCAACTGGATCCGATGCGTTTTCCGCTGCAGGGGCGGGCATTGATTGAGGCTTCGGCCGGAACAGGAAAGACCTATACCATTACCGGGCTGGTGCTGCGCTTATTGCTGGGGCACGGCGATAGGGATACGGCGTTTGTTCGGCCATTGACGGTGGAGCAGATCCTGGTGGTGACCTTTACCGAGGCGGCGACCGAGGAGCTGAAGTCCAGGATCCGCAGCCGGATTCAACAGGCGCGGATGGCATTTTTGCTGGGGGAGAGCGATGATCCTCTCCTGAAGCAGCTTCTTGAAGAGTGCCCGGATCACTCGCTGCAGGCCCAGCGTTTGCTGTTGGCTGAGCAGTCGATGGATCAGGCGGCGATCTTTACTATTCACGGTTTTTGCTCGCGGATGCTGGGCCAGTTTGCGATCGAATCTGGTTCCCCCTGGATCAGGGATTCACCAATGATGAACAGCAGATCCTGTTTGAGGCGGTTGCAGATTACTGGCGTAACCGCTGTTATCCGATGGAGGAGATGTTGGCCCGGGAGGTATTAA
- the recC gene encoding exodeoxyribonuclease V subunit gamma: MAHNRQSHLLPGIVMLTLYQSNQLDILKSLLASQLSSANDGDPFAQENVLVQSPGMSQWLKLELATELGVCANIQFPLAATFIWKLFTSLLPEVPARSAFSKEAMSWHLMSVLDDFSDDPRFATISHYQHDGDPLKRYQLCVMIADLFDQYQVYRPEWILGWEQGDDSVAESQPWQPVLWRALLERIRSLDLSLYHRASLYERFVKLLKVYPPKALPERLFVFGISALPPQYLQLLSQLSSHVEIHLFQLNPCNRYWGDLMDAQQLLALGLDEASMGHPLLASMGKLGRDHLRQLAETDCRQIDAFSEPYPLNGAVGLNLLQQVQSDILNLHNRAPLHLSAELVKSSQHKTELAEDDRSIQLHLCHSPLREAEVLHDQLLDLFEQDPELSPRDVVVMMPDVNSYAPFIQAVFSAAPRERYIPFAIADLAASQEAPLIGNFLRLLKLGQSRFSCSEVLELLEIPAVMGRFALKQDQFDRLKRWVEDSGVRWGLDARDGERFGIGSELSNSWEFGLQRMMLGMACGGDNLYQEILPYDGIEGLESATLGKLAQFISTLKNLLQEFQTPRSVEEWQGFILALLEEFYLGDDESEGALQLIRDELQKLGEILAESRYRQGLPIEILSYHFEQRLNESHSGHRFLAGRVNFCTLMPMRSIPFKVVCLLGMNDGAYPRSIAPSSFDLMIEHPCLGDRSRRDDDRYLFLEALMSAQQQLYISLVGFSHKDNSERVPSVLVSELLEYIGQGFCLADDRDLDLQTSSERLQKHLSVAHSLTPWNSDYYRLDTRRAHSWVAEWLSVVRGQGEPGVFIDGALPEVDPSERLAELELADLLRFYRDPIRYWFNRRLNIYFSQQLAAQENDEPFELDALAQYQLREQLLEASLQDQAGLMMQQKQLHSGHLPGGVFGPLQAQSLLQSVQPLVQQVSPWLQSCTGRCEVRIELSAQRLTGWLRGAGDNTLLRYRSGGLHGKYLLGYWIEHLCMTLSTQSEITTRIFGRSKEDVRSLWFKPVEIPKARELLEQLIDGYWQGQCAPMWLRPSSGVEFLQSEPEKAQANLMAAFKGDFNRIGECEDPYLRRLLVDCEEEAILMSQQQLARDYLSEMLNHLEEAGE, translated from the coding sequence ATGGCTCACAATCGACAGTCTCACCTGTTGCCCGGAATTGTTATGCTCACTCTCTACCAATCTAATCAGCTGGATATCCTTAAATCTTTGCTGGCCAGCCAGCTATCCTCTGCGAACGATGGTGATCCATTCGCTCAGGAGAACGTTTTGGTTCAGAGTCCCGGAATGTCTCAATGGCTTAAGCTCGAGCTTGCCACCGAGCTTGGTGTCTGTGCCAACATCCAGTTCCCTCTGGCTGCAACCTTTATCTGGAAACTCTTCACTTCACTTCTGCCTGAAGTGCCTGCTCGCAGCGCTTTCAGTAAGGAGGCGATGAGCTGGCACCTGATGTCTGTGCTGGACGACTTTTCTGATGATCCCAGATTCGCCACCATTAGTCACTACCAGCACGATGGTGATCCCCTCAAGCGCTATCAGCTATGTGTTATGATAGCCGATCTCTTTGATCAATATCAGGTTTATCGTCCGGAGTGGATTCTGGGCTGGGAGCAGGGCGATGACAGCGTGGCGGAATCTCAGCCCTGGCAGCCGGTGTTGTGGCGAGCCCTGCTTGAGCGGATCCGCAGCCTGGATCTCTCTCTTTATCACAGGGCGTCACTCTATGAGCGTTTTGTGAAGCTGCTCAAGGTCTATCCGCCTAAGGCGCTTCCAGAAAGACTGTTTGTGTTTGGGATCTCAGCTCTTCCCCCTCAGTATTTGCAACTGCTCAGCCAACTCTCTAGCCATGTAGAGATCCACCTGTTTCAGCTCAACCCCTGTAATCGTTACTGGGGGGATCTGATGGATGCGCAGCAACTGCTGGCTCTGGGGCTGGATGAGGCGAGCATGGGACACCCTCTGCTGGCATCGATGGGCAAGCTTGGGCGTGATCACTTAAGGCAGCTGGCAGAGACGGATTGCCGGCAGATTGATGCTTTCTCTGAGCCTTATCCGTTAAATGGGGCGGTAGGACTGAACCTGCTGCAACAGGTTCAGTCCGACATTCTGAATCTGCATAACCGGGCGCCTTTGCATCTTAGCGCCGAGCTGGTGAAGAGTAGTCAGCATAAGACGGAGCTCGCAGAAGATGACAGAAGCATACAGTTGCATCTGTGTCATAGCCCGCTGCGGGAGGCGGAGGTGTTGCATGATCAGTTGCTGGATCTATTCGAGCAGGATCCTGAGCTTTCACCGCGTGATGTGGTGGTGATGATGCCGGATGTCAACAGCTACGCCCCCTTCATTCAGGCTGTTTTTTCTGCTGCGCCACGTGAACGCTATATTCCCTTTGCGATTGCGGATCTGGCCGCTTCTCAGGAGGCGCCGCTGATAGGTAACTTTCTGCGCCTGCTTAAACTTGGTCAGAGCCGCTTTAGCTGTAGTGAGGTGCTGGAGCTTCTGGAGATCCCGGCGGTGATGGGACGTTTTGCTCTTAAACAGGATCAGTTTGACAGGCTCAAGCGCTGGGTGGAGGACTCTGGTGTTCGCTGGGGGCTGGATGCAAGGGATGGTGAGCGCTTTGGTATCGGCTCTGAGCTTAGCAACAGCTGGGAATTTGGACTGCAGCGCATGATGCTGGGAATGGCCTGTGGCGGAGATAACCTTTATCAGGAGATCCTTCCCTATGATGGCATTGAGGGGCTGGAGTCGGCGACCCTGGGCAAACTGGCCCAGTTTATCTCGACCCTCAAAAACCTGCTGCAGGAGTTTCAAACGCCACGCTCCGTTGAGGAGTGGCAAGGCTTTATCCTGGCGTTGCTGGAGGAGTTCTATCTCGGTGATGATGAGAGTGAGGGGGCGCTGCAGCTGATTCGTGACGAGTTGCAAAAGCTGGGTGAAATCCTGGCTGAAAGCCGCTACCGGCAGGGACTGCCGATCGAGATCCTGAGTTACCATTTTGAGCAGAGACTTAATGAATCCCACTCCGGACACCGCTTCTTAGCGGGACGGGTTAACTTCTGTACCCTGATGCCGATGCGCTCAATTCCTTTCAAGGTGGTCTGCCTGCTTGGAATGAACGATGGTGCTTACCCGCGTTCAATCGCGCCCTCAAGCTTTGACCTGATGATTGAGCACCCCTGTCTGGGGGATCGTTCACGGCGTGATGATGATCGCTACCTGTTTCTGGAAGCCCTGATGTCTGCTCAGCAGCAGCTTTATATATCCCTGGTTGGCTTCAGCCACAAGGATAATAGTGAGCGAGTTCCCTCTGTGCTGGTGAGTGAACTGCTCGAGTATATCGGCCAGGGTTTTTGTTTGGCTGATGACAGGGATCTCGATCTGCAGACAAGCAGCGAAAGGCTGCAGAAGCACCTGTCTGTCGCCCACTCCCTGACACCCTGGAACAGTGACTATTATCGGCTCGATACCCGGCGTGCCCACTCCTGGGTTGCCGAGTGGCTGAGCGTGGTGCGTGGCCAGGGAGAGCCCGGAGTGTTTATCGATGGGGCGCTGCCGGAAGTGGATCCCTCGGAGAGGCTTGCTGAGCTTGAGCTGGCCGATCTATTGCGGTTTTACCGGGATCCTATTCGCTACTGGTTCAACCGCCGTCTCAATATCTACTTCTCACAGCAGCTGGCGGCTCAGGAGAATGATGAGCCCTTTGAATTGGATGCTCTGGCACAGTATCAGCTTCGTGAACAGCTCCTGGAAGCATCTTTACAAGATCAAGCCGGTTTGATGATGCAGCAAAAACAGCTGCACTCCGGGCACCTTCCCGGAGGCGTTTTCGGGCCTTTACAGGCCCAGAGCCTGCTGCAGAGCGTACAACCTCTGGTACAGCAGGTCTCTCCCTGGTTGCAAAGCTGCACCGGGCGCTGTGAGGTAAGAATCGAATTAAGTGCACAACGCCTGACGGGGTGGCTCAGAGGTGCCGGAGACAATACTCTGCTGCGTTATCGAAGCGGTGGGCTGCATGGTAAGTATCTCTTAGGTTACTGGATAGAGCATCTTTGCATGACGCTGTCGACCCAGTCTGAGATCACAACCCGTATTTTTGGTCGCAGCAAAGAGGATGTCAGGAGCCTGTGGTTTAAGCCCGTAGAGATACCTAAGGCCCGAGAACTCCTTGAGCAGCTGATTGATGGATATTGGCAGGGGCAGTGTGCTCCGATGTGGCTTCGTCCCTCCAGTGGCGTTGAATTTCTGCAATCCGAGCCGGAAAAGGCCCAGGCGAATCTGATGGCCGCATTTAAGGGGGATTTCAATCGCATTGGGGAGTGTGAGGACCCCTATCTCAGGCGATTACTGGTCGACTGTGAAGAGGAGGCGATCCTGATGAGCCAGCAGCAGCTGGCCCGGGACTACCTGAGCGAGATGCTTAATCACCTTGAGGAGGCGGGAGAATGA
- a CDS encoding HD domain-containing phosphohydrolase yields MKFRPTQICSSIRLTVVAVFILATTLIATVAIGLQYYFSASMARDAATNLYTATANNVALKLEGINRINSSVIALLADNSDLQSPHRKMAQIKFFTKVLQENPLLYGVYVGRPDGTLFEVINLNTNPNARKKLLALPSDRWVTLSVRNMDGGQQRIFRYLDDGLKPRATRSEPASYNATIRPWYRKAIDSGRVEISDPYLFSHLGVPGYTVSKQLTNRKGVVGIDMTLSTISHYLDSLRVSDNSDIYLYNAEGLVVASDVSHQQQSRTPPAPKIVLTPDERAYLSSLGTLKSSSEQDWPPIDYTQQGKPSGYSIDLVSTLAKSLGIPVKFVNGYTWPELVKMFREGELDLLHSVALTDNNRAWGLPGKSYVSLPFAVLTRKGAPPVHSLDDLNGKTLAIPSGWSILPLVRKAHPRLNILEVSSTLDGIKKVAAGKADAMLDMGAIMRYLVRHYYIEGVVFNDDISMGLAHTPDKLHIFSASDKPMLRKLLDRAIDAALEQRSEELNDKWLTGGGSKEQSYAQTVPSKVLLNIAHAPELRGKLAETSIHGKQYFIYATQTGRSASNSLYIGILTPVNTVMAPFKEKITFSILITAALLLLLLPMSWLFANPIVRPVRLLADENDKVRRLKFNEVRLVPTHIRELGELSESMVKMSDSIQAHQLAQRELMDAIIQLIARAIDDKSPYTAGHCERVPELALMLADAATRSEATAFKEFQLDDETQWREYRTAAWLHDCGKITTPEHVVDKGSKLETIYNRIHEIRMRFEVLFRDAELAYLKKLMESPEKQQQLQAELTSQQAQLQSDFKFVAECNIGGEFLDDDKKQRLTEIGEKRWLRQFDDRIGLSPVEERRLPEGEASSLPVTEKLLADKPEHITLHSGSDSTDYDSKFGINMQRPEHLYNQGEIYNLSISRGTLTPEERFKINEHINSTIGMLESLPFPEEMKNVPRYASTHHEAMDGSGYPRQLSGEQLSIPERLLCIADIFEALTASDRPYKKANSISVAIDILYKKVQNKQIDRDCFELFLTEGVYLKYAERYLDREQIDEVEIARYLKQ; encoded by the coding sequence ATGAAATTCAGACCCACTCAGATCTGCTCCTCGATTCGACTCACAGTTGTCGCAGTCTTTATCCTGGCAACCACCCTGATTGCAACGGTCGCCATCGGGCTACAGTACTACTTCAGTGCCTCCATGGCCCGGGATGCAGCAACAAACCTCTACACTGCCACCGCCAATAACGTCGCCCTTAAGCTCGAAGGGATCAACAGAATCAATAGCAGTGTAATTGCGTTGCTCGCCGATAACTCTGATCTGCAATCCCCACATCGCAAAATGGCACAAATAAAATTTTTTACCAAAGTGCTGCAGGAAAACCCTCTGCTCTATGGTGTTTACGTGGGCAGGCCTGACGGAACTCTCTTCGAGGTCATCAATCTCAATACCAATCCGAATGCGCGAAAAAAACTGCTGGCCCTGCCCTCTGACCGTTGGGTAACTCTGTCGGTGCGCAACATGGATGGTGGGCAACAGCGGATTTTCCGCTATCTGGACGATGGGTTAAAGCCTCGAGCAACACGCTCAGAGCCAGCCAGCTACAACGCCACAATCCGCCCCTGGTACCGCAAAGCGATAGATTCGGGAAGGGTCGAGATCTCCGATCCATACCTGTTTTCACATCTCGGGGTTCCCGGCTACACAGTATCCAAGCAGCTCACTAATAGAAAGGGCGTGGTTGGGATAGATATGACGCTCTCGACCATCTCTCACTATCTGGATAGCCTCCGGGTATCAGATAATAGCGATATCTATCTTTATAACGCCGAGGGTCTGGTGGTCGCATCCGATGTTTCCCACCAACAGCAGAGCCGCACTCCACCAGCTCCCAAGATAGTACTGACCCCGGATGAGCGAGCATACCTGAGCTCCCTTGGAACCCTCAAATCCTCCAGTGAACAGGACTGGCCCCCCATCGACTATACCCAGCAGGGTAAGCCCAGCGGTTATTCCATTGATCTGGTATCCACCCTGGCAAAAAGCCTGGGGATCCCGGTTAAATTTGTGAACGGCTACACCTGGCCTGAACTGGTAAAAATGTTCAGAGAGGGCGAACTTGATCTGTTGCATTCGGTAGCGCTGACCGACAACAACCGGGCATGGGGTCTGCCTGGAAAATCCTATGTATCCTTGCCCTTTGCCGTTCTGACCCGCAAAGGGGCTCCCCCGGTCCACAGCCTGGACGATCTTAATGGAAAAACCCTGGCAATTCCCAGCGGATGGTCAATCCTGCCACTGGTCAGAAAAGCTCACCCCCGGTTAAATATCCTCGAAGTCTCCTCCACCCTCGACGGAATAAAAAAGGTCGCCGCAGGTAAGGCCGATGCCATGCTCGATATGGGAGCCATCATGCGCTACCTGGTCCGCCACTATTACATCGAAGGCGTGGTATTTAACGATGACATCAGCATGGGACTGGCTCACACCCCGGATAAACTACATATTTTCTCTGCAAGCGATAAACCCATGCTGAGAAAGCTGCTGGACCGGGCAATCGACGCGGCCCTGGAGCAGCGCAGCGAAGAGCTGAACGACAAATGGTTAACCGGAGGGGGTAGCAAAGAGCAGAGCTACGCTCAGACCGTTCCCTCCAAGGTATTGCTAAACATAGCCCATGCTCCTGAGTTACGAGGAAAACTGGCTGAAACCTCGATCCATGGGAAACAGTACTTTATCTATGCCACCCAGACAGGGAGATCGGCCAGCAACTCGCTATACATAGGGATCCTGACCCCGGTCAATACGGTCATGGCGCCCTTCAAAGAAAAGATCACCTTCTCGATTCTGATCACCGCCGCCCTGTTGTTACTGCTACTGCCCATGTCGTGGCTGTTCGCTAACCCCATCGTGCGCCCGGTGCGACTGCTGGCCGACGAAAATGATAAAGTTCGGCGACTGAAGTTTAACGAGGTACGCCTTGTCCCCACCCATATCCGGGAATTGGGCGAGCTTTCTGAGTCGATGGTTAAGATGTCAGACTCCATTCAGGCACATCAACTCGCCCAGAGAGAGCTGATGGATGCGATTATCCAGTTGATTGCCCGGGCCATCGATGACAAATCGCCCTATACCGCGGGTCACTGTGAGAGAGTCCCCGAGCTTGCCCTCATGCTTGCCGATGCCGCAACCCGTAGTGAAGCCACGGCTTTTAAAGAGTTTCAGCTGGACGATGAAACTCAATGGCGAGAGTACCGCACCGCGGCCTGGCTCCATGACTGTGGCAAGATCACCACGCCTGAGCATGTCGTCGATAAAGGCAGCAAACTGGAAACCATATACAACCGGATCCATGAGATCCGGATGCGCTTCGAAGTCTTATTCAGGGATGCAGAGCTGGCCTATCTGAAAAAGCTCATGGAGAGCCCTGAGAAGCAGCAGCAACTTCAGGCTGAATTAACCAGCCAGCAGGCCCAGCTACAGTCCGACTTTAAATTTGTCGCCGAGTGTAATATCGGTGGAGAGTTCCTGGATGATGACAAAAAGCAGCGACTTACAGAGATAGGAGAAAAGAGATGGCTGCGGCAGTTTGACGATCGGATTGGCCTGTCACCCGTTGAGGAACGCCGCTTACCCGAGGGCGAAGCATCATCCCTGCCAGTAACAGAAAAGCTGCTGGCAGATAAACCGGAGCATATCACCCTGCACTCTGGCTCGGACTCAACGGACTATGATTCAAAGTTCGGCATCAATATGCAAAGACCTGAGCACCTCTACAACCAGGGAGAAATATACAACCTCTCTATCTCCCGTGGAACCCTCACCCCGGAGGAGCGCTTCAAGATCAATGAGCACATCAATAGTACTATCGGAATGCTGGAAAGCCTGCCCTTCCCCGAGGAGATGAAAAATGTTCCTCGCTATGCCTCGACCCACCACGAAGCGATGGATGGAAGTGGTTACCCACGTCAGCTATCGGGTGAGCAACTAAGCATCCCCGAGCGATTACTCTGTATTGCCGACATATTCGAAGCCCTGACCGCCTCCGATCGCCCCTACAAGAAGGCAAACTCGATCAGTGTAGCCATCGATATTCTTTACAAAAAGGTGCAGAACAAGCAGATCGATCGCGATTGTTTTGAGCTATTTCTCACCGAGGGTGTTTACCTGAAATACGCCGAACGCTACTTGGACAGGGAGCAGATTGATGAGGTGGAGATCGCTAGGTATCTGAAGCAGTAA
- a CDS encoding AraC family transcriptional regulator — protein sequence MANYQPISEFSSPLCFQYEMFHQTTEIPPHSHPWGQLNTIDQGIMEILITDEKLIAPSDYGIWVPADVEHSSLYKQTQLYCSIYIDPALGQLPDKPCILALEPLTRELLKKFSTLGLSHLENDKQRRMARVLIDQLEEAPCIARYLPNTQNKLLAPILSYLQEHPGDSRSQKQWAQSAFTTERTLARHCQKELGMTFNEWRQRLRFITALRLLKESHSIQEIAFELGYSSSSAFISMFRRHAGTSPEQYSRQWHQ from the coding sequence ATGGCAAACTACCAGCCCATCAGTGAGTTTTCATCTCCTCTGTGTTTTCAGTACGAGATGTTTCATCAAACCACAGAGATCCCGCCCCACAGTCACCCATGGGGACAGCTCAATACAATTGATCAGGGGATCATGGAGATCCTGATTACAGATGAGAAGCTGATCGCTCCAAGTGACTATGGGATCTGGGTTCCAGCCGATGTGGAGCACTCAAGCCTGTATAAACAAACTCAGCTCTACTGCTCTATCTATATCGATCCGGCTCTGGGACAGCTCCCCGATAAGCCCTGCATCCTGGCTCTGGAGCCCTTGACCCGGGAGCTTTTGAAAAAATTCTCGACCCTCGGGCTCAGTCATCTCGAAAACGATAAGCAGCGCCGGATGGCAAGGGTGTTGATCGATCAATTGGAAGAGGCCCCCTGTATCGCTCGCTATCTGCCTAACACACAAAACAAATTGCTGGCTCCCATTCTCAGCTATCTTCAGGAGCATCCGGGAGACAGCCGCAGCCAGAAACAGTGGGCACAAAGCGCTTTTACCACGGAGAGAACCCTGGCTCGCCACTGCCAGAAGGAGCTCGGGATGACATTTAATGAATGGCGTCAGCGACTACGCTTTATCACCGCACTCCGCCTGTTAAAGGAGTCGCACTCCATCCAGGAGATCGCCTTTGAGCTGGGTTACAGCTCATCATCAGCCTTTATCAGCATGTTCCGTCGCCATGCCGGAACCTCACCCGAGCAGTACAGCAGGCAATGGCACCAGTAA